A window of the Streptomyces formicae genome harbors these coding sequences:
- a CDS encoding carboxylate-amine ligase — MPPARPIPVSDTPRYQRMAARCGAIVDGVGGTTCGCHVHIGTLDRTCALALAGRLRPWLPALQALAANSPFHAGRDSGFASWRSVEADRRPTAGPPPLLDRAGYETTADALVASGVLLDRRMIYWYARPSEHVPTLEVRIADVNADLDSTVLIAALVRGLCAVLLSEIGEGRPPPQVPIGRLRAAHRHAARFGATGHGIDPLTGQVVPIRLLIERLLGRAAPGLASVGDLAAAERLLTRHLILGTGADRRRAHYRRTGSLQHIVDRTAALTAANHRV; from the coding sequence GTGCCCCCGGCCCGGCCGATCCCCGTCAGCGACACCCCCCGGTACCAGCGGATGGCGGCCCGCTGCGGCGCGATCGTGGACGGTGTCGGCGGCACGACCTGCGGCTGCCATGTGCACATCGGCACCCTCGACCGGACCTGTGCCCTGGCGCTCGCCGGCCGGCTGCGCCCCTGGCTGCCCGCGCTCCAGGCCCTCGCCGCCAACTCGCCGTTCCACGCCGGACGCGACAGCGGCTTCGCCAGCTGGCGGTCGGTCGAGGCCGACCGCCGGCCGACCGCCGGCCCGCCGCCCCTGCTGGACCGAGCCGGCTACGAGACCACGGCGGACGCCCTCGTCGCCTCGGGGGTGCTGCTGGACCGACGGATGATCTACTGGTACGCCCGGCCGTCGGAGCACGTACCGACACTGGAGGTCCGGATCGCCGACGTCAACGCGGACCTGGACAGCACGGTACTGATCGCCGCTCTCGTCCGCGGACTGTGCGCCGTACTGCTCTCCGAGATCGGCGAGGGGCGCCCGCCGCCGCAGGTGCCGATCGGCCGCCTCCGTGCCGCGCACCGGCACGCGGCCCGCTTCGGCGCCACCGGCCACGGCATCGACCCCCTGACCGGCCAAGTGGTCCCGATCCGGCTGCTCATCGAACGACTGCTGGGGCGTGCGGCACCCGGTCTCGCGTCAGTCGGCGATCTGGCGGCGGCCGAACGCCTGTTGACCCGGCACCTGATACTCGGCACCGGCGCCGACCGCCGGCGCGCCCACTACCGACGGACGGGGAGCCTTCAGCACATCGTCGACCGGACGGCGGCGCTCACGGCAGCGAACCATCGCGTGTGA
- a CDS encoding low affinity iron permease family protein, with amino-acid sequence MTIQHPADRGGDKRGAFERLAEAASTFTSSPFFFVVCLALVAGVVVVHTAGFDLKWQLFAGECMTAVTLLLLALLKNSELRAERAIQRKLDAIAAALVEAQEGEPGRAHDDLKAAIRMEEEI; translated from the coding sequence GTGACGATCCAGCATCCCGCCGACCGCGGCGGCGACAAGCGCGGCGCCTTCGAGCGGCTGGCGGAAGCAGCGTCGACCTTCACGAGCTCCCCCTTCTTCTTCGTCGTGTGCCTGGCCCTGGTCGCCGGCGTGGTGGTCGTCCACACCGCCGGGTTCGACCTCAAGTGGCAGCTGTTCGCCGGGGAGTGCATGACCGCGGTCACCCTGCTCCTGCTGGCTCTGCTGAAGAACTCGGAGCTCCGGGCCGAGCGCGCCATCCAGCGCAAGCTGGACGCCATCGCCGCGGCTCTCGTCGAAGCGCAGGAGGGCGAGCCGGGCCGGGCCCACGACGATCTCAAGGCCGCGATCCGGATGGAGGAGGAGATCTGA
- a CDS encoding WhiB family transcriptional regulator: MTDVSRLPGAIRHQWDWQLDAACRGVDSSLFFHPSDERGDARQEREEQSKRVCRSCPVRTACLLHSLRAREKFGVWGGLGEQERRALLASRQRRGRRWRSAARNRTAGRGRTAA; the protein is encoded by the coding sequence ATGACCGACGTTTCGCGCCTGCCCGGCGCCATTCGGCACCAATGGGACTGGCAGTTGGATGCCGCCTGCCGCGGCGTCGACAGCAGCCTGTTCTTCCATCCGTCCGATGAGCGGGGAGACGCCCGGCAGGAGCGCGAGGAGCAGTCCAAACGGGTGTGCCGCAGCTGTCCGGTCCGCACGGCGTGCCTGCTCCACTCCCTGCGGGCGCGCGAGAAGTTCGGAGTGTGGGGCGGGCTCGGTGAGCAGGAACGGCGGGCGCTGCTCGCTTCGCGGCAGCGCCGCGGGCGCCGGTGGCGATCGGCTGCCCGGAACCGGACAGCGGGCCGGGGCCGGACCGCGGCCTGA
- a CDS encoding DUF6328 family protein yields the protein MERADRNFAELLQELRVIQTGVQILFAFLLTLVFQARFPGLDSFQRGTYVTTLMLAVLAAALFTAPAAVHRGLFRKGAKKEIVTVSSRLAGAGMVVLALALTSAVLLVVDVVHGTPEGIAAAAVTLFACACLWGLLPWIMRRRLTEDGDQQAKPDRRS from the coding sequence ATGGAGCGCGCGGACCGCAATTTCGCCGAGCTGCTCCAGGAGCTGCGCGTCATCCAGACCGGCGTGCAGATCCTCTTCGCCTTCCTGCTGACCCTCGTCTTCCAGGCCCGCTTCCCGGGTCTGGACTCCTTTCAGCGCGGTACGTACGTGACGACGCTGATGCTCGCCGTCCTCGCCGCCGCGCTCTTCACCGCGCCGGCGGCCGTGCACCGCGGCCTTTTCCGCAAAGGCGCCAAGAAGGAGATCGTCACCGTCTCCTCCCGACTCGCCGGTGCGGGCATGGTCGTGCTCGCCCTGGCCCTGACCTCCGCCGTCCTGCTGGTCGTGGACGTCGTCCACGGCACACCCGAAGGGATCGCCGCCGCCGCGGTGACTCTCTTCGCCTGCGCCTGCCTGTGGGGCCTGCTGCCATGGATCATGAGACGGCGCCTCACGGAGGACGGAGACCAGCAGGCGAAGCCCGACCGGCGGTCCTGA
- a CDS encoding STAS domain-containing protein — protein sequence MSSRSEAPNGRGFAITVTSGGTHGRVRAAVRGEIDAEGAPALRQALTAALRSGNGLDLDLGDAVLCDPSGPRVMEELRSQAVASHRTMTIRNADPPARALLAAHGCHDLLADGEPPDGTDTHRPELLTRVRETLVGAGYQTSPADTDGAPGLSIEERARGIAVAWAATVGLSRPAPDRREPQAPVYPGIDSALHAAVVVALTNAGFLIDDVPDEREVMVTGEQPAPQEAALVDRATVLEAVGVVAAVGRLTPGQSRRVLVEVSRKTGIPLLRLAEQIVEWADGGGISTALQEQFESSLARREPRTPPAPHSTA from the coding sequence ATGTCCTCTCGATCCGAAGCCCCGAACGGGCGCGGGTTCGCAATCACCGTGACCAGCGGCGGCACCCACGGCCGGGTCCGCGCGGCCGTACGCGGCGAGATCGACGCGGAGGGAGCCCCGGCGCTGCGCCAGGCCCTCACCGCGGCCCTCAGGTCCGGCAACGGCCTGGACCTCGACCTCGGCGACGCCGTCCTGTGCGACCCCTCCGGTCCTCGTGTCATGGAAGAGCTCCGGAGCCAGGCCGTGGCGTCCCACCGGACGATGACCATTCGCAACGCCGATCCGCCGGCCCGCGCCCTGCTGGCCGCGCACGGCTGCCACGACCTCCTTGCCGACGGCGAGCCGCCCGACGGGACCGACACCCACCGGCCGGAGCTGCTCACCAGAGTCCGTGAGACCCTCGTCGGCGCCGGCTACCAGACCTCGCCCGCGGACACCGACGGCGCGCCCGGGCTGAGCATCGAGGAGAGGGCGCGCGGCATAGCCGTCGCGTGGGCTGCCACGGTCGGTCTGTCCCGGCCCGCGCCCGACCGCCGTGAGCCGCAGGCACCCGTGTATCCCGGGATCGACAGCGCTCTGCACGCCGCGGTCGTGGTGGCCCTCACGAACGCCGGCTTCCTCATAGACGACGTGCCCGACGAACGGGAGGTCATGGTGACCGGCGAGCAGCCGGCACCCCAGGAGGCGGCCCTCGTCGACCGCGCCACGGTCCTGGAGGCGGTGGGAGTCGTCGCCGCAGTGGGACGTCTGACTCCGGGTCAGAGCCGGCGCGTACTCGTCGAGGTTTCGCGGAAGACGGGCATTCCCCTGCTCCGGCTCGCCGAGCAGATCGTCGAATGGGCCGACGGAGGTGGGATTTCCACCGCCCTCCAGGAACAGTTCGAGAGCAGTCTCGCCCGCCGCGAGCCCCGCACTCCCCCGGCTCCGCACTCCACTGCCTGA
- a CDS encoding PP2C family protein-serine/threonine phosphatase, whose translation MTHPPEDAPRDDQTHLPPPPKLTDEHLDRLERGLRQVARVPGRAEELLDAVLEVSKELQLDVVLRKITETARDLLRARYGGLGVLSDTGRFCKVITSGFVAADEPGAGEAGPLSGLCHEGLPLSVETASGQASSAGLPPGHLRTSSLLAVAIRVRDKLYGHLYLGSKTTGEAFTTEDENLLTALAGAAGVAIENARLYQQVRQATEEFQRGILPEMPRLEGLELQARYQPSTEAPRIGGDWYDLIRLPDRVPCLMVGDVMGHGIAAATVMSQISNMLRVIAFDEQEPPSRILNRLDTVLHELHGGPMATVIIARLEPDGDGRRLQWASAGHLPPLIVTPDGQARYLAADIGLPLGVDPELPRDNYEEELHPGSTVVLHTDGLVEHRARPIDEGMDQAAGVAATLATTPLAELCDGLLVHSEATKGAFHDDVALLAARVTSAP comes from the coding sequence ATGACGCACCCCCCGGAAGATGCACCCCGGGACGACCAGACACACCTGCCGCCGCCCCCGAAGCTGACCGATGAGCACCTAGACCGGCTCGAGAGAGGGCTGCGCCAGGTGGCGAGGGTCCCCGGCCGGGCGGAGGAGCTTCTGGACGCGGTCCTGGAAGTCAGCAAGGAACTCCAGCTGGACGTCGTGCTGCGCAAAATCACCGAGACCGCCCGCGACCTGCTCCGGGCCCGGTACGGCGGGCTCGGCGTGCTGAGCGATACGGGGCGGTTCTGCAAAGTGATCACCTCCGGCTTCGTGGCCGCCGACGAGCCCGGCGCCGGGGAAGCCGGGCCGCTGAGCGGCCTGTGCCACGAGGGGCTCCCGCTGAGCGTGGAGACCGCGAGCGGGCAGGCGTCCAGCGCCGGTCTCCCCCCGGGCCACCTGCGGACATCCAGCCTGCTCGCGGTGGCGATCCGGGTCCGCGACAAGCTCTACGGCCATCTCTACCTGGGATCGAAGACCACGGGTGAGGCGTTCACGACCGAGGACGAGAACCTCCTGACCGCACTGGCCGGAGCGGCCGGCGTGGCGATCGAGAACGCCCGCCTCTACCAGCAGGTACGCCAGGCCACGGAGGAGTTCCAGCGGGGCATCCTGCCGGAGATGCCACGCCTGGAGGGCCTCGAGCTCCAGGCTCGGTACCAGCCGTCGACCGAGGCGCCGCGCATCGGCGGCGACTGGTACGACCTGATCCGCCTGCCCGACCGTGTGCCCTGCCTGATGGTCGGCGACGTCATGGGGCACGGCATCGCTGCCGCGACCGTCATGAGCCAGATCAGCAACATGCTGCGCGTCATCGCCTTCGACGAGCAGGAGCCGCCCAGCCGTATTCTCAACCGCCTCGACACGGTTCTCCACGAACTGCACGGCGGGCCGATGGCCACCGTCATCATCGCCCGCCTGGAGCCCGACGGAGACGGCCGCCGGCTGCAGTGGGCGAGCGCAGGCCATCTGCCGCCGCTGATCGTCACGCCCGACGGGCAGGCCCGCTACCTCGCGGCCGACATCGGCCTGCCCCTGGGTGTCGACCCGGAACTGCCCCGTGACAACTACGAGGAGGAGCTCCACCCGGGAAGCACCGTGGTGCTCCACACCGACGGCCTGGTCGAGCACCGGGCGCGGCCCATCGACGAAGGGATGGACCAGGCCGCCGGTGTCGCCGCGACGCTCGCCACCACGCCTCTCGCGGAGCTGTGCGACGGCCTACTGGTCCACAGCGAGGCCACCAAGGGCGCGTTCCACGACGACGTCGCCCTCCTCGCCGCGCGGGTGACCTCTGCCCCGTGA
- a CDS encoding alginate lyase family protein, with amino-acid sequence MSRHHEGPGAARIRKNLLLAVPVLVATLLAALLAGPAGGRAEAAPATFVHPGVLVSRGQLDFTREKVNAGAQPWKGAYDQMTASKYASLSRVPKPRAVVECGSYSNPNYGCTDEREDAIAAYTLSLAWYVTRDSRYAQKAIEIMDAWSAVIKDHTNSNAPLQTGWAGSSWPRAAEIIRYTYTGWPQDRVDRFKTMLRTVYLPEVAGGSHSNGNWELSMTEAAIGIAVFLEDRAAYDNAVAKFRGRVPAYLYLTTDGSLPKTAPGSGLDTRDEIVRYWQGQTTFVNGLSQETCRDLTHTGYGLSAISHIAETSRIQGQDLYPEIAERLRHGLGLHAKYELGETPPGWLCGGTLNDHLGPVTEVGFNALNGRMGIAMTNTQALTERNRPAGTNNLFVAWETLTHAANPR; translated from the coding sequence ATGTCTCGACACCACGAGGGCCCGGGTGCGGCGCGCATCAGGAAGAACCTGTTACTCGCGGTCCCCGTGCTGGTCGCCACCCTCCTGGCCGCGCTGCTCGCCGGTCCCGCAGGCGGCCGCGCCGAGGCGGCCCCCGCCACCTTCGTCCACCCCGGTGTCCTGGTCTCGCGCGGGCAGCTCGACTTCACCCGCGAGAAGGTCAACGCCGGCGCGCAGCCCTGGAAGGGCGCGTACGACCAGATGACGGCGAGCAAGTACGCCTCGCTGTCCCGCGTGCCGAAGCCTCGGGCGGTCGTGGAGTGCGGGTCGTACTCGAACCCCAACTACGGCTGCACGGACGAGCGTGAGGACGCCATCGCCGCGTACACGCTCTCCCTGGCCTGGTACGTCACCCGCGACAGCCGGTACGCCCAGAAGGCCATCGAGATCATGGACGCCTGGTCCGCCGTGATCAAGGATCACACGAACTCCAACGCGCCCCTCCAGACGGGCTGGGCGGGATCCTCCTGGCCGCGGGCCGCCGAGATCATCCGCTACACCTACACGGGGTGGCCGCAGGACCGGGTCGACCGCTTCAAGACCATGCTGCGCACCGTCTACCTCCCCGAGGTGGCAGGGGGCTCCCACTCGAACGGCAACTGGGAGCTGAGCATGACCGAGGCGGCGATCGGCATCGCCGTCTTCCTCGAGGACCGTGCCGCGTACGACAACGCTGTCGCCAAGTTCCGCGGTCGTGTCCCGGCCTACCTCTACCTCACCACCGACGGCAGCCTGCCGAAGACCGCGCCGGGCAGCGGCCTCGACACCCGGGACGAGATCGTCCGGTACTGGCAGGGCCAGACCACCTTCGTCAACGGCCTCAGCCAGGAGACCTGCCGCGACCTCACGCACACGGGCTACGGCCTCTCGGCCATCTCGCACATCGCCGAGACCAGCCGCATCCAGGGCCAGGACCTCTACCCGGAAATCGCGGAGAGGCTGCGCCACGGCCTCGGTCTCCACGCCAAGTACGAACTCGGCGAGACTCCCCCCGGCTGGCTGTGCGGCGGCACCCTCAACGACCACCTCGGCCCGGTCACCGAGGTCGGCTTCAACGCGCTGAACGGCCGCATGGGCATCGCCATGACCAACACCCAGGCCCTCACCGAGCGAAACCGCCCGGCCGGCACCAACAACCTCTTCGTCGCCTGGGAAACGCTCACGCACGCCGCCAACCCGCGCTGA
- a CDS encoding CDGSH iron-sulfur domain-containing protein: MPRRVPRRVTVASDGPLLVEGPVEVVMEDGTVVTSDRFCVALCTCRRTLRPPFCDTSHRRRKRD, translated from the coding sequence GTGCCACGCCGCGTCCCGCGCCGCGTGACCGTCGCCTCCGACGGCCCTCTGCTCGTCGAGGGCCCGGTCGAGGTCGTCATGGAGGACGGCACCGTCGTCACATCGGACCGTTTCTGTGTCGCCCTGTGCACCTGCCGCAGGACGCTGCGCCCGCCCTTCTGCGACACGAGCCACCGCCGGCGCAAGCGCGACTGA
- a CDS encoding alpha-galactosidase produces MRFGLWVEPEMVNPDSDLYRKHPDWVLHLPGRTRTELRNQLVLNLARPEVADFTYDWLTRLVGDEGIDFLKWDMNRAFSEAGWPDHARGADLLWSRYVHQLYGIIDRLRADHPDLRTEACSGGGGRIDLGILARTDQAWTSDNTDALDRISIQHGFGQIYPARAMAAWVTDVPNQLTRRSVPLRFRFHVAMAGLLAIGGDLNAWSPEELAEAAGLVAEYKAVRHLVQHGGLHRLGEPGGEGPTVVQYTAPDAGEALLLAWRTTERHGSPRVPVRPGGLDPAARYRDSRTGAVHHGAVLAGYGLTLDLPAGDWSSMSVHLVREERV; encoded by the coding sequence ATGCGCTTCGGACTGTGGGTGGAACCGGAGATGGTCAACCCGGACAGCGACCTGTACCGCAAGCACCCGGACTGGGTCCTGCACCTCCCCGGCCGCACCCGCACGGAACTGCGCAACCAGCTGGTCCTGAACCTCGCGCGCCCGGAGGTCGCCGACTTCACCTACGACTGGCTGACCCGGCTGGTCGGCGACGAGGGCATCGACTTCCTGAAGTGGGACATGAACCGCGCCTTCAGCGAGGCCGGCTGGCCGGACCACGCGCGCGGCGCCGACCTGCTCTGGAGCCGGTACGTGCACCAGCTGTACGGCATCATCGACCGCCTACGCGCCGATCACCCGGACCTGCGCACCGAAGCGTGCAGCGGTGGCGGCGGCCGGATCGACCTCGGCATCCTCGCGCGCACGGACCAGGCGTGGACCTCCGACAACACCGACGCGCTGGACCGGATCTCCATCCAGCACGGCTTCGGCCAGATCTATCCGGCGCGGGCCATGGCGGCCTGGGTCACCGACGTGCCGAACCAGCTCACGCGGCGCAGCGTTCCCCTGCGGTTCCGTTTCCATGTCGCCATGGCGGGTCTGCTGGCGATCGGCGGCGACCTGAACGCATGGTCGCCCGAGGAGCTGGCCGAGGCCGCCGGCCTGGTCGCCGAGTACAAGGCGGTACGCCACCTCGTGCAGCACGGCGGCCTGCACCGGCTCGGTGAACCCGGCGGCGAGGGGCCGACCGTGGTGCAGTACACCGCCCCGGACGCCGGGGAGGCGCTGCTGCTGGCGTGGCGCACGACCGAACGCCACGGGAGTCCTCGGGTCCCGGTCCGTCCGGGTGGACTGGACCCGGCCGCGCGCTACCGCGACAGCCGCACCGGGGCGGTGCACCACGGAGCGGTTCTGGCGGGATACGGACTCACGCTGGATCTGCCGGCAGGGGACTGGTCGAGCATGTCGGTCCACCTGGTGCGGGAGGAGCGGGTGTAG
- a CDS encoding iron-containing redox enzyme family protein, with the protein MAAVTVPPDQGPALPSARGALSSAVIARLDTGGPLPSERAVAGADPYGEDLQLALYVCYELHYRGFAGVDPALEWDPELLAVRRSLEGRFLTALREDATRHGTVDDALAGLLVEPVSATGVSHFLADRGELWQLREYAAQRSLYHLKEADPHAWVLPRLWGRAKAGMAAVEFDEFGGGRAERVHARLFADLMTDLGLDTAYGHYVDTAPAQTLATVNLMSLFGLHRALRGCLVGHFATVEITSSPASKRMAAAMRRAGAGPAAQFFYDEHVEADAVHEQVVRREVIAGLLEEEPHLEADVAFGVDATVHLDSRLADHVLGAWRGGETSLNGHGALG; encoded by the coding sequence ATGGCCGCGGTCACCGTCCCCCCTGACCAGGGTCCGGCGCTGCCGTCGGCACGGGGAGCTCTCTCCTCGGCGGTCATCGCCCGCCTCGACACGGGAGGACCGCTCCCTTCGGAACGGGCCGTGGCCGGCGCCGACCCGTACGGGGAGGATCTTCAACTCGCCCTGTACGTCTGCTACGAGCTGCACTACCGCGGATTCGCCGGGGTGGACCCCGCCCTGGAGTGGGATCCGGAGCTGCTCGCCGTACGTCGCTCGCTGGAGGGCCGGTTCCTCACCGCCCTGCGCGAGGACGCCACACGGCACGGGACGGTGGACGACGCACTCGCCGGACTGCTGGTCGAGCCCGTCAGTGCTACCGGCGTCTCGCACTTCCTGGCGGACCGGGGCGAGCTGTGGCAGCTGCGCGAGTACGCGGCGCAGCGCTCCCTGTACCACCTGAAGGAGGCCGATCCCCACGCATGGGTGCTGCCACGGCTGTGGGGCCGCGCCAAGGCCGGCATGGCGGCCGTGGAGTTCGACGAGTTCGGCGGCGGCCGGGCGGAACGCGTCCATGCGCGGCTCTTCGCCGACCTCATGACGGACCTGGGCCTCGACACCGCCTACGGCCACTACGTCGACACAGCGCCCGCGCAGACGCTGGCCACGGTCAATCTCATGTCCCTCTTCGGGCTGCACCGCGCCCTGCGCGGCTGCCTCGTCGGCCACTTCGCGACCGTGGAGATCACTTCTTCCCCCGCGTCGAAGCGCATGGCCGCGGCGATGCGGCGCGCCGGGGCCGGGCCGGCGGCGCAGTTCTTCTACGACGAGCACGTCGAGGCCGATGCCGTCCACGAACAGGTCGTGCGACGCGAGGTCATCGCGGGGCTCCTGGAGGAGGAGCCGCATCTGGAGGCCGACGTCGCCTTCGGCGTCGACGCGACCGTCCACTTGGACAGCCGCCTCGCCGACCATGTGCTGGGCGCCTGGCGGGGCGGGGAGACGTCACTGAACGGGCACGGCGCCCTGGGCTGA
- a CDS encoding HemK2/MTQ2 family protein methyltransferase: MVLPGVYAPQEDTALLADALRREVVSPRTRVLDVGTGTGVLALTAAMQGAQVTAVDVSRLAVWTARLNARLARTRVRVLRGDLTAPVAGRTFDLVVTNPPYVPSPARTAPRRGRARAWDAGQDGRLVLDRICGDVPRLLEPGGVLLVVHSALSGVRPTLARLRSAGLTAEVTERRRVRLGPVLRTRRTWLCSRGLLSPDGQTEELVVIRAERTR; encoded by the coding sequence ATGGTCCTTCCGGGGGTGTACGCCCCGCAGGAGGACACGGCCCTGCTGGCGGACGCACTCCGGCGCGAGGTCGTGTCGCCGCGGACCCGCGTACTCGACGTCGGCACGGGCACCGGAGTCCTGGCGCTGACGGCAGCGATGCAGGGCGCGCAGGTGACCGCGGTGGACGTCTCCCGTCTCGCCGTCTGGACCGCCCGGCTCAACGCGCGGCTGGCGAGGACACGGGTGCGAGTGCTGCGCGGCGACCTGACCGCTCCCGTCGCGGGCCGGACCTTCGACCTCGTCGTCACCAACCCGCCGTACGTACCCAGCCCCGCACGCACCGCTCCGCGGCGAGGGCGGGCGAGGGCCTGGGACGCCGGCCAGGACGGCCGCCTCGTCCTCGACCGGATATGCGGTGACGTTCCCCGGCTGCTGGAGCCCGGCGGCGTGCTGCTCGTCGTGCACTCCGCGCTGAGCGGGGTACGTCCCACGCTGGCGCGCCTGCGGTCCGCCGGCCTCACGGCCGAGGTGACGGAGCGCCGCCGGGTGCGGCTCGGCCCCGTCCTGCGGACGAGGCGGACCTGGCTGTGCAGCCGGGGCCTGCTGAGCCCCGACGGGCAGACAGAGGAACTGGTGGTCATCCGTGCCGAACGAACACGCTGA
- a CDS encoding helix-turn-helix domain-containing protein — protein sequence MLSGIARNPWVRIRDLAAELQLTERTVQALVADLEEAGYLTHTREGRRNKYQIIWGGKFRHPAEAGKDIAPLLHLLAGTPESGGGDGPAGRER from the coding sequence GTGCTCTCGGGGATCGCGCGCAATCCGTGGGTCCGGATCCGGGATCTCGCAGCGGAGCTCCAGCTGACCGAGAGGACCGTGCAAGCGCTCGTCGCCGATCTGGAGGAGGCGGGCTACCTCACGCACACCCGCGAGGGCAGAAGGAACAAGTACCAGATCATCTGGGGCGGCAAGTTCCGCCACCCGGCGGAGGCGGGCAAGGACATCGCACCTCTCCTCCACCTGCTCGCAGGCACTCCCGAATCCGGCGGAGGAGACGGCCCTGCCGGCCGCGAGCGGTGA
- a CDS encoding RICIN domain-containing protein encodes MLTSGRDPVPRRHARSRHRATRSLTAALAAAGACDGHVRINNRNNPEQVVDVSDVSTADNAAVHPCVCDGSGAQSFGLTVRE; translated from the coding sequence GTGCTCACCTCCGGACGCGATCCGGTTCCACGACGTCACGCCCGGTCGCGGCACCGCGCGACACGTTCCCTGACCGCGGCGCTCGCCGCCGCGGGCGCGTGCGACGGCCATGTCCGGATCAACAACCGCAACAACCCCGAACAGGTCGTCGACGTCAGCGACGTGTCCACCGCCGACAATGCCGCCGTGCACCCGTGCGTCTGTGACGGATCGGGGGCACAGAGCTTCGGACTGACCGTGCGTGAGTGA
- a CDS encoding SGNH/GDSL hydrolase family protein produces the protein MALVVAAICVFASVSVSPAPVASSAGAHEVVTWGASADRVGDALPDRSYRLIVRTSAAGTGARIRLSNAFGDRPITFGSTYAGIRKVGAALVPGSNRRLTFGGSRSVTVAAGQTVHSDPLPGRLPAAAALVVSLHVAQAGGPATGHGMAMQTSYTTSGDHAAEEGAAGWTERTGSWYYLDAVTVRASPGTGAVVALGDSITDGWQSSTGLDRRWPDYLARRLQATDSTAIKGVANEGISGNKVLADGAGQSALNRLQRDVLSHPGVRTVFLFEGVNDIKAHSGVTAQDMIAGYREIVDRAHAAGKCVVGATIAPFKGWHEWDAEAEAVRRQINEFIRTSGEFDAVTDFDRTLRSPYDSERMLPSFDGGDHLHPNDKGMQAMADSVAIDSLTCHRRRS, from the coding sequence ATGGCGCTGGTGGTCGCCGCGATCTGCGTGTTCGCCTCGGTCTCCGTCTCCCCGGCACCCGTTGCCTCCTCGGCCGGGGCGCACGAGGTGGTCACCTGGGGCGCGAGCGCCGATCGTGTGGGTGACGCGCTCCCCGACCGCAGCTACCGGCTGATCGTCCGCACCAGCGCCGCCGGCACCGGAGCGCGCATCCGCCTCTCGAACGCCTTCGGCGACCGCCCCATCACCTTCGGCAGCACCTACGCCGGCATCCGGAAGGTCGGCGCCGCCCTCGTCCCCGGCAGCAACCGGCGGCTCACCTTCGGCGGCAGCCGGTCCGTCACCGTGGCGGCCGGGCAGACGGTCCACAGCGACCCGCTGCCCGGACGGCTCCCCGCGGCGGCCGCCCTCGTCGTCAGCCTCCATGTGGCGCAGGCCGGCGGACCCGCGACCGGCCACGGCATGGCGATGCAGACCTCGTACACCACCTCCGGTGACCACGCGGCCGAGGAGGGCGCCGCCGGCTGGACCGAGCGGACCGGCTCCTGGTACTACCTCGACGCCGTCACCGTGCGCGCGAGTCCGGGGACCGGTGCCGTCGTCGCCCTCGGCGACTCCATCACCGACGGCTGGCAGTCCTCGACCGGCCTCGACCGCCGCTGGCCCGACTACCTCGCCCGCCGCCTCCAGGCCACCGACAGCACGGCGATCAAGGGGGTCGCGAACGAAGGCATCTCCGGCAACAAGGTCCTGGCCGACGGCGCCGGGCAGAGCGCCCTCAACAGACTCCAGCGCGACGTGCTCTCCCACCCCGGGGTACGCACCGTCTTCCTCTTCGAAGGCGTCAACGACATCAAGGCGCACAGCGGCGTCACCGCCCAGGACATGATCGCCGGCTACCGCGAGATCGTCGACCGCGCCCACGCGGCCGGCAAGTGCGTCGTCGGCGCGACCATCGCGCCGTTCAAGGGCTGGCACGAGTGGGACGCGGAGGCCGAGGCCGTGCGCCGGCAGATCAACGAATTCATCAGAACGAGCGGTGAGTTCGACGCGGTCACCGACTTCGACCGCACCCTCCGCAGCCCCTACGACTCCGAACGCATGCTCCCGTCCTTCGACGGAGGCGACCATCTGCATCCCAACGACAAGGGCATGCAGGCCATGGCCGACTCCGTGGCCATCGATTCCCTCACCTGTCACCGCCGGCGCTCCTGA